A segment of the Panacibacter ginsenosidivorans genome:
GCCTCAGAAAAGACATTTCACGTTTAAAGACCGAATTAAGAAAAAGAGAACTCGGTATCTAATTTAAAATATACAACAATGGCCGAAAGAAATTTGCGTAAAACGAGAACAGGTGTTGTTAGCAGCAACAAGATGACTAAAACGATCACAGTTGCTGTTGAAAGAAAAGTAAAGCACCCTATCTATGGTAAGTTCGTTAAAAAGACTACCAAGTTTCATGCTCATGATGAAAAGAACGAGTGTGCTGTAGGAGACGTAGTAAAGATCATGGAATCACGTCCGCTTAGTAAAACAAAGCGTTGGAGATTAGTTGAGATCGTTGAAAAAGCGAAATAAGTAAGAAGCTACAGCTACGGGCTATATGCTACGGGCAGTATGATTCAATAAGATAAAAGTTAGTTATTAATTGCTAGAAGCTCGCAGCTAATAGCTCAAAGCTAAATAAAATGATTCAGCAGGAAAGCAGGCTTAACGTAGCCGATAACAGTGGTGCAAAAGAAGTGTTGTGCATCCGTGTATTGGGTAATAGTGGCCAGGACTACGCCAAGATTGGTGATAAAATAGTTGTTACTGTTAAGGATGCCATCCCTGCGGGTGGTATTAAAAAGGGTACTGTTTCAAAAGCAGTTATTGTTCGCACTACAAATAAATTACGTCGAAAGGATGGTTCTTATATCCGTTTTGATGATAACGCTGTTGTGTTACTGAACAATGCAGATGAGCCAAGAGGTACACGTATTTTCGGGCCGGTAGCAAGAGAATTGAGAGACAAGGGATATATGAAAATTATCTCTTTGGCACCTGAAGTGTTATAGTTGGTAGTGAATGCTGAATAGAGATAAAAAGTACAAGAGTGCGACGCAAGTAAAGATGAAGAAAATTATAAAGTTGACTTCATAAAAACAATAAAATGAGCAACAGATTTAAACCTAAGTTTAATATTAAAAAAGGCGATTCAGTAGTGGTAATTGCCGGTGACGACAAGGATCTGAAAAAACCACGTACTGTTTTAACTGTTATCGTTGACAAGGGCCGTGTGGTTGTTGAAGGCGTTAATATTATAACTAAACATACTAAACCTTCTGCTGGTAACACTAAAGGTGGTATTGTAAAAAAAGAAGCTCCTATTAATATCAGCAATGTTATGTTGTGGGATGCTAAAGCCGGTGCACCAACTAAGGTTAGCCGCAAAAGAGAAGACGGAAAATTAGTTCGTATTGCAAAAAAATCCGGGGAGGTAATTAAATAATGAGCACTGCTAAATATACTCCGAGATTGCAGGACAAGTACGCTAAAGACGTAGTGCCTGCATTAATGAAGAAGTTTGCTTACAAAAGTGTAATGCAGACTCCAAGGCTTGAAAAAATCTGTATCAACCGTGGTGTTAATGGCGCTGTGGCTGATAAGAAAACAGTTGATGTTGCAGTTGAAGAACTGACAATGATCACTGGCCAGAAGGCTGTACCAACGGTAAGTAAGAAAGATATTTCAAACTTTAAGTTGCGTAAAGGAATGCCAATCGGTGCACGTGTAACATTACGTGGTGAAAAGATGTACGAATTCCTTGATCGTCTTGTATCTGTGGCTTTACCACGTGTACGTGACTTTAAAGGTATCAGTGATAAAGCATTTGATGGCCGTGGCAACTATACACTAGGTGTTACTGAGCAGATCATTTTCCCGGAGATCGATATTGATAAAGTGGCAAAGATCACTGGTATGGATATTACATTCGTAACTACTGCAGCTAATAATGAAGAAGCTTACGAATTATTGAAAGAGTTGGGCATGCCTTTCAAGAACGCAAAAAAAGATAATAACTAAATCAGAAATACGAAAACTGAAATACGAAAATCAAATTCGGATTTCAATTTTTAAAACTTCGAATTTCAACATCATATGGCAAAAGAATCAATAAAAGCCAGGCAGAGAAAACGTGAAGCAATGGTTGCTAAGTATGCTGAAAAGCGTGCCGCACTCAAAGCTGCTGGTGATTACCAGGGTTTGGATCTGCTTCCAAAAAATGCATCTCCGGTACGTTTAAAAAACCGTTGTCAGTTAACCGGTCGTCCTAAAGGTTACATGAGATACTTCGGTATGTCAAGGGTTATCTTTCGCGACATGGCACTGAATGGTAAAATACCGGGTGTAAAAAAAGCAAGCTGGTAATACAGGTTACAAAAGAGTAACAAGTAAACAGCAACAATAAAATTTTGAAAAGAATA
Coding sequences within it:
- the rpsQ gene encoding 30S ribosomal protein S17, with translation MAERNLRKTRTGVVSSNKMTKTITVAVERKVKHPIYGKFVKKTTKFHAHDEKNECAVGDVVKIMESRPLSKTKRWRLVEIVEKAK
- the rplN gene encoding 50S ribosomal protein L14; its protein translation is MIQQESRLNVADNSGAKEVLCIRVLGNSGQDYAKIGDKIVVTVKDAIPAGGIKKGTVSKAVIVRTTNKLRRKDGSYIRFDDNAVVLLNNADEPRGTRIFGPVARELRDKGYMKIISLAPEVL
- the rplX gene encoding 50S ribosomal protein L24 yields the protein MSNRFKPKFNIKKGDSVVVIAGDDKDLKKPRTVLTVIVDKGRVVVEGVNIITKHTKPSAGNTKGGIVKKEAPINISNVMLWDAKAGAPTKVSRKREDGKLVRIAKKSGEVIK
- the rplE gene encoding 50S ribosomal protein L5, which translates into the protein MSTAKYTPRLQDKYAKDVVPALMKKFAYKSVMQTPRLEKICINRGVNGAVADKKTVDVAVEELTMITGQKAVPTVSKKDISNFKLRKGMPIGARVTLRGEKMYEFLDRLVSVALPRVRDFKGISDKAFDGRGNYTLGVTEQIIFPEIDIDKVAKITGMDITFVTTAANNEEAYELLKELGMPFKNAKKDNN
- the rpsN gene encoding 30S ribosomal protein S14, with translation MAKESIKARQRKREAMVAKYAEKRAALKAAGDYQGLDLLPKNASPVRLKNRCQLTGRPKGYMRYFGMSRVIFRDMALNGKIPGVKKASW